The DNA window TGTTCATCTCCAATATCCGCGTAAACGCTGTGAAAGACGGAAAGTTCACTGCGGTCCAGGGCGGGGATGTGGAGTCCGGCCTGCCCCATCAAGGTGAAAAGCCCCACAGTTTTCAAAGAAACCGTCTTGCCGCCGGTATTGGGTCCTGTGATGATCAAGAGGTCAAAGGTATCCCCCAGCGACACGGTGATGGGAACTACCTTTTTCTTGTCCAGCAGCGGATGGCGTCCTTCCCGGATATGGATGCGCCCTTCTGTGTTAAAGACAGGAGGTGTGGCATTCATTTCCAGCGCAAGGGCTCCTTTGGCGAAAATGAAATCCAGTTCTGTCAGTATGGTATAGTCAGTGCGGATGGTATCGGTATATTCCGCGGCATCCGCGCTTAAGCGGGCCAATATCACCTGGATCTCCTCCTGTTCCTTTCCGTACAGTTCTTTTAGGTCATTATTCAGTTTGACCACAGCCATAGGTTCGATAAAAAGGGTGGAACCGGTAGAAGACTGGTCGTGGATCATTCCGGGGACCTGACTCCGGTACTCGGATTTGACTGGGATACAGTAGCGGTCTCCGCGCATGGTGATGATCGGATCCTGCAGATAAGAACGAAGGGAACCATTTACCATACTGGAAAGGGTAGAATGTACCTTGTCGTTTGTCTGCCCGATCTGGCGCCGGATCTTGAGCAAAACGGAACTGGCATCATCGCTGATCTCATCTTCTTCCAAGATACAGCGGCGGATCTCCGCGGTCAGAGGAAGAATGGGCGTAAGCTGATCGAAGTATCCGTCCAGACAGTCGCGAATCTCATCTGCGTTCTCGTGACGGCCGTAAGCCTTGACCTGGCCAGCGGTTTCCAGAAGCCGGCAGATGCGCAGCAGTTCACCGCTGCCTAAAGTCCCGCCGATCTCCAGACGCTTGAGAGAATCGTTGACTGGAGCGCAGCCGCCAAATGAGGGGCGCCCCTTTTTTACGATCCGCTGGAAGGAGGCGGAGGTCTCTTGCTGGGCTGTTTGGATCTTCTCGACAGAAGTCATGGGTTTCAGCCTTTTGCAGCGGGATCTGCCGCCAAAGGAAGCGGCCCGCTCTGCCAGCATCTCAATGATCTTATCATATTCTAATTTATATAATGTCTTTTCGTTCATAATATCCACCTAACGATCAAAATGTCATTTTCTACATTCCCATTATAATCTGCTCCCATACCCCTGTAAAGGACTATCTCTGGAGGAACGAGGCCGGGGTTGAACATTTACGGGCTATCAGTTATACTATAAAAAGGGTTGTAAAGGAGAGAATGCCCATGGAAGAGCGCAAGGATCCCAAAGGACAGGAAGCTCTGGAGGAAGAGAACGTACCGGCGCGGACTGAAGAATCCATGCCGGAGGAACAGCCTGTTCCACAAGAAGAGTATTCTTTTATGCAGGAAGTGATCAAAGACGAGGCAGGCGGCCGGAAGTTTAAGCGAGATGCCAAACGGATGGCGGGACTGGGACTGATCTTTGGCATTGTGGCCTGTGTGAGTTTCTGCGCCCTTCAGCCATGGATCGAGGATCAGTTTGGAAACAGTCAGGCAGAAGTGGAGATTCCAAGAGACGAGGAAGAGGAACTGACAGCGGAGGAAGGACAGGATGATCCGGATACAGAAGAAGATGGTTACCGGCAGATGCTCAACTCTTTGAAATCCATTTCAGAACAAGCGGGGAAAAGCGTTGTTTCAGTGACCGCGATTTCTGGACAGCAGGAAGGTTCTGAAGGGGAAGGGCGTCAGACCAGCGGCGTTATTGTGGCTGACAATGGACAAGAACTGCTGATTCTGGGACAAATTGTGACAAGAGAGGATCCAGGGAATGTCCAGGTTACATTTAATGACGGAAAAAGCTATGACGGGATGGTGAAACGTTATGACCGGAATCTTGGGCTTTGCGTCTATTCCGTATCCAGAGGGCTGATTACAGAGGATACCTGGGGAGCGATCCGGGTGGCAGTGCTTGGAAGCTCTTATTCGGTGGAAGACGGTGAGGCGGCTATCGTGATCGGACAGCCCTATGAAAATACGCAAATGGCTCTGTACGGGCTGGTGGAAGGCAGCGAAAGCTATGCGGATCACGCAGACGGCCATTATCGGCTGATCTCTACAGATGTGGAAGGAGATTCCAGCAGGAGCGGCGTTGTGGTGAATACCAGCGGAGAAGTCATCGGTGTGATCGGAGAACCTACAGAAGGCCGGGGAAAAGCGGGCTTGGTGGAGGCTTACGGGATCTCGGACATTAAAGATATCATAGAATATCTGTCCAACGGTCAGGATGTGCCCTATATCGGGATCCTGGGTTCTGATGTAACGGAAGAGTTGGAAAACCAAGGACTTCCGGCAGGCGTGTATGTGGATGAAGTGGAAGCGGATTCGCCGGCTATGGGGGCAGGGATCCAAAGCGGCGATATCATCACCCAGATCAACGGCGGGGAAGTGGCCAGTTTTCAAGCGTACCACAGCGCGCTCATGCAGAAGCAGGCGGGCAGTTCTTTGCGGATCACCTGCTGGAGACAGGGAACCGGCGGAGAGTATGTGGAGATTAACTTCAGTGTTACAGTGGGCACGAAAGAATAGAGAATAGAAAGGCAGAAAAAGACAGCATGAGATATATCAATACTTTGGTAGAAGGCGAAACAATCCGGAATGTGTATCTTTGTAAAGGGAAGCGTTCCGCGGAGACGAGAAATGGGAGGCCCTATGACAATCTGCTCCTTCAGGATAAGACGGGAACCTTAGACGGAAAAGTATGGGATCCCAATTCAAGTGGGATCGCGGACTATGATGAAATGGATTTCATCGAGGTATACGGGGAGGTTACAAGCTACAACAATAATCTGCAGCTGAATATCAAGCAGATCCGGAAGGCAGAGGAAGGGGAATATATGCCTGCGGATTATATGCCGACCACAGAGAAAAATGAAGATCAGATGTACCAGGAACTCCTGGCCTATGGCAGACAGGTGAAGAATCCGTATCTGCGGGCCGTGATCGAATATTATTTTGAAAAAGACCAGGCGTTTGTCAAACGGTTCAAAGCCCACTCCGCCGCGAAGAGTGTGCATCACAGTTTTTCCGGAGGACTTCTGGAGCATACTCTGAGCGTAGTAAAATTTTGTGAATATATGACGGGAGCGTATCCAATCCTAAACCGGGATCTGCTCTATACCGCGGCGATGTGCCATGATATCGGAAAGACAAAAGAACTATCCCCATTCCCAGAAAACGACTATACTGATGACGGACAGCTTCTGGGGCATATCGTGATCGGCGTGGAGATGCTGGATGACGCGATCCGGACCATCCCGGATTTCCCAAGGAAACTGGCCAGCGAATTGAAACACTGCATCCTTGCCCATCATGGAGAATTAGAATACGGTTCTCCCAAGAAACCGGCGCTGGCGGAAGCTTTCGCGCTGAATTTCGCGGACTGCGCCGATGCAAAAATGCAGACATTGATCGAGATCTTTAAAGAAAAGAATAGTAACGATTGGCTGGGATATAACCGGATGTTTGAGACGAACTTGAGAAAGACGAGTATATAAACGTTCAATTTGGGACGTAGACTTTTGCAAAAGGGCTACGTCCCAAATTGACTTTTGCCCTGTACCAAAATGGAAAATGGAGTATATTTATGCGAAAGAATGATATTGTAAAATTGCAAATTACGGATATCGGTGTTGGCGGTGAGGGCATCGGAAAAGTGGATGGATATACGCTTTTTGTAAAGGATGCTGTAATCGGCGATGTGATTGAAGCTAAGGTGATGAAGGCGAAAAAGAACTATGGATATGCAAAGCTTTTGCATATTCTTACAGCTTCAGAAGGGCGTGAAAAAAATCCGAAATGCGGAATCGCCCGGAAATGTGGGGGCTGCCAGATCCAGGAGATGAAATATGAATGGCAGTTACGTTTTAAGGAGGAAAAGGTTCGAGACAGCCTGATGCGTATCGGGCAGATTCCAGAGCGGCTTCTGGATGAGATCATGGAACCGATCCTAGGGATGGAGGAGCCTTTTTATTATCGCAATAAGGCTCAGTTCCCGATAGGAACGGATAAAAACGGCCGGTCGGTGGCAGGATTCTACGCAGGCAGGACTCACAGCATTATCCCAGTCAAGGATTGTGTGCTGGGGGTTCCGGTGAATAAAGAGATTCTGGACTGTATTCTGTGCTTCATGGAGGAATTTCAGGTTCCGGCTTATGATGAGATCCATCATGAGGGCCTGGTGCGCCATGTGCTGATCCGGTATGGGTTTCGGACTGGAGAGATCATGGTCTGTCTGGTCATCAACGGAACTTCACTTCCCAAAGCGGAGATACTGGCAGAGCGGCTGGCGGCTATTAAAAATATGACCAGTATTTCTTTGTGCATCAATCGGGAAAAGACTAATGTGATCATGGGAAATGAGGTGAGAGTCCTGTGGGGACACGGTTACATCACCGATTGGATCGGGAATGTGAAGTATCAGATTTCTCCACTGTCCTTTTATCAGGTGAATCCGAAACAGACAGAAAAGTTATACAAAACGGCGCTGGAGTATGCGGATCTGAAAGATGGAGAGGAAACAGTTGTCTGGGATCTCTACTGTGGGATTGGGACGATTTCTTTATTTCTGGCTCAGAGAGCGGGACAGGTCTATGGCGTGGAGATTGTGCCACAGGCAGTGGAGGACGCAAAGCATAACGCCAGGATCAATGCTGTCGAAAATGCAGAATTCTATGTGGGAAAGGCGGAAGAAGTGCTGCCGGAATACTATGCCGGATTTGAACAAATGCATGGAAAGAAAGCTCATGCGGATGTGATTGTGGTGGACCCGCCAAGAAAAGGCTGTGATGAAGCGCTGTTGGAGACTATCGTGAAGATGGAGCCGGAAAAAGTGGTGTATGTAAGCTGCGATCCGGCGACTCTGGCAAGAGATGTGAAGTATCTGAGAGAAAACGGATATGAGGTAAAAAAAGTGCGGCCGGTGGACATGTTCCCGCATACGGTGCATGTGGAGACTGTGGTAGGACTACAAAGGAAAAATACCTAGAAATCCTTGAATTTACGCACTTTGTTGACTTTTTCAGTTTCAACAGATTAGAGGAAAATCACAAGGAAAAGGTACTTGTAAGCAAAGTGACCGTTGTGGTTGCCTTAGACCTCGGTACGGGGAACACAAAAAATCCTGAATTATGAAAGTGAATATAGAGCTATCAATATATTGATAGAAGATAGGGATACTTGCAGCAGAGTGTCCCTATTTTTTATATAAAATTTTAAGATTCAGGAGGAAAAGCAAATGACAAAGAACACAGCGTTAGGAGCAGAAAAGAGTAAGGAAAGAAAAATTACTTTTAAGAACAAGGAACATGAGAAATTTTATAATACCTATCTTTCTAAATGTCGGTATCAGGACACAAACCATAAAGCACTGGTTTATTGCCTTGGACTGTCAGAAGATACCAGACGAAATGTAAATAGGATCTATGACTTTAAAACAGGGTTTATAAAGCCGGAGTGCCTTCAGGAAGGCTGGCAGACCAGTGGGAGCGAGAAGATTGTCCGCATTGCATTTAACCTTTATACAGATGGGACACCTACGACAGATGAATATGATGATACGGAGGAACAGATTGTTGAGACAAGGCTTTATTCCGTCAGTGATGTCTTTTGTACGGGAGATGCCAGATATTTTTGGGAAGCAATTAAAATCCGGTATCCGGATTACTGTTTCTATGTAGATTGGGAGGAGATGTTTTATGCTGAAGATTAGGCTACAGGGAACAGTGAGAGACATTCGCTGGTTTAAAAGGATTCTGGAGAAAAACCCGGAAATCCGGGTTCTCCAGACATCAGAGATATTTTCCAATAAGGGGACAAACCGATATTTTCGCTCTTATGCAGAAATTGAGAGAACAGAAAAGGAAGAAAGGTAGGTAAGATATATGTGCAGGATAATCGCAATCGCTAATCAGAAAGGCGGCGTGGGAAAGACAACATCGTGTGTGAATTTGGGAATCGGACTGGCAAGAGAAGGTAAAAAGGTACTTCTGGTGGAAGCAGACGCCCAGGGCAGCATGGCAGTGAGTTTGGGGATTCAGGAACCGGACGAGCTGGATGTTACTCTGGTCAATATCTTGGAGAAGGTTATCAATGACGAAGATGTAGAGCCGGGTGAGGGGATTTTCCAACATGAGGAAGGAATTGACTTTATCCCGGCCAATATCGAGCTTGCTGGTCTGGAAACCTCTCTTGTCAATATGATGAGCCGGGAACAGGTGCTTCGCATGTATCTGGATGAGGTAAAAGAAGTTTATGACTATATCCTGATTGACTGTATGTCCTCTTTAGGAATGCTCACGATCAATGCCCTGGTAGCGGCGGACAGTGTGTTGATTCCGGTGGAGGCGGCCTACCTGCCTGTAAAGGGATTACAGCAGCTTATCAAGACGATTGGAAAGGTACATAGACGGCTGAATCCCAGGCTGTCCATTATGGGGATTCTGCTGACAAAGGTTGACCGACGGACAAACTTCGCACGGGATATTTCCAAACAGATCCGGGAGTTTTATGGAAATAACATTCATATCTTTGAGAACTGTATCCCTATGTCCGTGCGGGCGGCAGAGACGACAGCAGAAGGAAAAAGTATTTACCGCCATGATCCGAAAGGAATTGTGGCAGAGGGGTATCGTCACCTGACCGAGGAGGTGCTTGCGGATGAAAAGTAAGAGTGCGGAGAAGATTAAGCTGACTTCTTATGACGATCTGTTTGGCACAGAAGAAAGCAACGTAGAGGGAAAATATACAAATGTTCCATTAAACCAGCTTCATCCCTTTAAAAATCACCCGTTTAAGGTACTGGATGATGAAAAAATGCAGGAAACAGTAGAAAGTATTATTCAGCACGGCGTGATCCAGCCGGGGATTGTGCGTCCTTGTACAGATGGATATGAGGTGGTGGCAGGACACCGGAGATGGCGGGCCAGTGAGCTGGCAGGAAAGACAGAGATGCCAGTGATTATCCGGGAATTAGACGATGATGCCGCCACCGTGCTGATGGTGGATACTAATATCCAGAGGGAAAACCTTTTGCCCAGTGAGAAAGCCAGAGCTTACAAGATGAAATATGAGGCGCTGAAACATCAGGGAAGCAAAGGGGACAAGCACACGGCAGATGCCGTGGGAGAAAAGGCAGGGGACAGCGGA is part of the Lachnospiraceae bacterium KGMB03038 genome and encodes:
- a CDS encoding ParA family protein — its product is MCRIIAIANQKGGVGKTTSCVNLGIGLAREGKKVLLVEADAQGSMAVSLGIQEPDELDVTLVNILEKVINDEDVEPGEGIFQHEEGIDFIPANIELAGLETSLVNMMSREQVLRMYLDEVKEVYDYILIDCMSSLGMLTINALVAADSVLIPVEAAYLPVKGLQQLIKTIGKVHRRLNPRLSIMGILLTKVDRRTNFARDISKQIREFYGNNIHIFENCIPMSVRAAETTAEGKSIYRHDPKGIVAEGYRHLTEEVLADEK
- a CDS encoding HD domain-containing protein is translated as MRYINTLVEGETIRNVYLCKGKRSAETRNGRPYDNLLLQDKTGTLDGKVWDPNSSGIADYDEMDFIEVYGEVTSYNNNLQLNIKQIRKAEEGEYMPADYMPTTEKNEDQMYQELLAYGRQVKNPYLRAVIEYYFEKDQAFVKRFKAHSAAKSVHHSFSGGLLEHTLSVVKFCEYMTGAYPILNRDLLYTAAMCHDIGKTKELSPFPENDYTDDGQLLGHIVIGVEMLDDAIRTIPDFPRKLASELKHCILAHHGELEYGSPKKPALAEAFALNFADCADAKMQTLIEIFKEKNSNDWLGYNRMFETNLRKTSI
- a CDS encoding ParB/RepB/Spo0J family partition protein; translation: MKSKSAEKIKLTSYDDLFGTEESNVEGKYTNVPLNQLHPFKNHPFKVLDDEKMQETVESIIQHGVIQPGIVRPCTDGYEVVAGHRRWRASELAGKTEMPVIIRELDDDAATVLMVDTNIQRENLLPSEKARAYKMKYEALKHQGSKGDKHTADAVGEKAGDSGRTVQRYIRLASLIDGLLELVDAGNIKMVAGERLSYLKMEEQELVLEAVANISIYPSPAQAERLKDMSEKETLSEKSVYALLVKKENSGQSVTISSKKIRNYFPPAYTKAQIEEVIYSLLEQWKQGKEGETDAGNTV
- the rlmD gene encoding 23S rRNA (uracil(1939)-C(5))-methyltransferase RlmD — encoded protein: MRKNDIVKLQITDIGVGGEGIGKVDGYTLFVKDAVIGDVIEAKVMKAKKNYGYAKLLHILTASEGREKNPKCGIARKCGGCQIQEMKYEWQLRFKEEKVRDSLMRIGQIPERLLDEIMEPILGMEEPFYYRNKAQFPIGTDKNGRSVAGFYAGRTHSIIPVKDCVLGVPVNKEILDCILCFMEEFQVPAYDEIHHEGLVRHVLIRYGFRTGEIMVCLVINGTSLPKAEILAERLAAIKNMTSISLCINREKTNVIMGNEVRVLWGHGYITDWIGNVKYQISPLSFYQVNPKQTEKLYKTALEYADLKDGEETVVWDLYCGIGTISLFLAQRAGQVYGVEIVPQAVEDAKHNARINAVENAEFYVGKAEEVLPEYYAGFEQMHGKKAHADVIVVDPPRKGCDEALLETIVKMEPEKVVYVSCDPATLARDVKYLRENGYEVKKVRPVDMFPHTVHVETVVGLQRKNT
- a CDS encoding PDZ domain-containing protein, whose translation is MPMEERKDPKGQEALEEENVPARTEESMPEEQPVPQEEYSFMQEVIKDEAGGRKFKRDAKRMAGLGLIFGIVACVSFCALQPWIEDQFGNSQAEVEIPRDEEEELTAEEGQDDPDTEEDGYRQMLNSLKSISEQAGKSVVSVTAISGQQEGSEGEGRQTSGVIVADNGQELLILGQIVTREDPGNVQVTFNDGKSYDGMVKRYDRNLGLCVYSVSRGLITEDTWGAIRVAVLGSSYSVEDGEAAIVIGQPYENTQMALYGLVEGSESYADHADGHYRLISTDVEGDSSRSGVVVNTSGEVIGVIGEPTEGRGKAGLVEAYGISDIKDIIEYLSNGQDVPYIGILGSDVTEELENQGLPAGVYVDEVEADSPAMGAGIQSGDIITQINGGEVASFQAYHSALMQKQAGSSLRITCWRQGTGGEYVEINFSVTVGTKE